A portion of the Perognathus longimembris pacificus isolate PPM17 chromosome 20, ASM2315922v1, whole genome shotgun sequence genome contains these proteins:
- the Fbxo22 gene encoding LOW QUALITY PROTEIN: F-box only protein 22 (The sequence of the model RefSeq protein was modified relative to this genomic sequence to represent the inferred CDS: inserted 1 base in 1 codon), translated as MEAAGPSAGPRGACVLSGLTEVVERVFSFLPAKALLRVASVCRLWSECARRALRARRRLTWISASRPAARALAXHCLLHAAAEELERVHVLPRTVLYMADSETFIGLEECHGHKRARKRTSMETAFALEKLFPKQCEVLGIVTPGIVVTPMGSAGSRPQEVEIGESGFALLFPHVEGITIRPFHFIKDPKNSPLERQQLSQVGKPARGGGRAARGGAAGKAATCRAPLSSPGVAWGGGRKCRGRKCGRRDLREAAVRKAGLGGGR; from the exons ATGGAGGCGGCGGGCCCCTCGGCGGGCCCGCGGGGCGCCTGCGTGCTGAGCGGCCTCACGGAGGTGGTGGAGCGCGTGTTCAGCTTCCTGCCCGCCAAGGCGCTGCTGCGGGTGGCcag CGTGTGCCGCCTGTGGAGCGAGTGTGCGCGCCGGGCGCTGCGGGCCCGCCGCCGCCTCACCTGGATCTCCGccagccgccccgccgcccgggcccTGG CGCACTGCCTGCTGCACGCCGCGGCCGAGGAGCTGGag CGCGTCCACGTCCTGCCGCGCACGGTGCTCTACATGGCCGACTCGGAGACGTTCATCGGGCTGGAGGAGTGCCACGGCCACAAGAGAG CAAGGAAAAGGACAAGTATGGAGACAGCCTTTGCGCTCGAGAAGCTATTTCCAAAGCAGTGCGAAGTCCTTGGCATCGTGACCCCAGGAATCGTAG tgACCCCCATGGGCTCCGCGGGCAGCCGGCCGCAGGAGGTGGAGATCGGAGAGTCGGGCTTCGCGCTGCTGTTTCCGCACGTGGAAGGCATCACCATCCGGCCCTTCCACTTCATTAAGGACCCCAAGAACTCGCCCCTGGAGAGGCAGCAGCTCAGCCAAGTGGGTAAGCCGGCCCGCGGCGGAGGGAgggcggcccggggcggggccgctGGGAAGGCGGCCACCTGCCGCGCGCCGCTGAGCAGCCCGGGGGTAGCCTGGGGAGGGGGCCGGAAGTGCAGAGGCCGGAAGTGCGGGAGGCGGGACTTGAGGGAGGCCGCTGTGAGGAAGGCGGGACTTGGGGGAGGCCGCTGA